In the genome of Armatimonadota bacterium, one region contains:
- a CDS encoding Gfo/Idh/MocA family oxidoreductase, whose amino-acid sequence MKPVRVGVVGLGHNGQAWVSGYQSNARAQLVAVCDFSPEKVAQARERAPQAKGYNRLADMLEQENLDAVSVHTPDHLHAEPFIEALEAGCHVLVEKPIGNTLEDLDRMTQAARQSDRKTHVGQILRFNPFFAKVKELCANGTLGEIFYLEGDYIHGLLCQADPARIDPNIGNINWYLEHEKPIVGGGVHPFDLLRWYADSEAVEVDGFGNSIAFPAMKHNDCMCAVFRFESGAVAKVAALYGPVGPMAPLYNLAVYGTKGTVRGGKLYVGEGHDAEETDLTHLAVHGHPYDPQIEHFLAAIQEDTPTLVDAFSGANSAAATIMAAEAIRTGRRQTIPVYEP is encoded by the coding sequence ATGAAGCCGGTGCGCGTCGGCGTTGTTGGTTTGGGGCACAACGGACAGGCGTGGGTGTCGGGCTACCAGAGCAATGCGCGGGCCCAACTTGTCGCAGTGTGTGATTTCTCGCCCGAAAAAGTCGCACAGGCCCGCGAGCGCGCGCCGCAGGCGAAGGGATACAACCGTCTCGCGGACATGCTGGAGCAGGAGAATCTGGATGCAGTGTCGGTGCACACCCCCGACCACCTGCATGCCGAGCCGTTCATTGAGGCCCTCGAAGCGGGTTGCCACGTGCTCGTGGAAAAGCCCATCGGCAATACCCTGGAAGACCTTGACCGCATGACCCAGGCAGCCCGTCAGAGTGACCGCAAGACCCACGTGGGGCAGATCCTGCGATTCAACCCCTTCTTTGCTAAGGTCAAGGAACTCTGCGCGAACGGCACGCTGGGGGAAATCTTCTATCTCGAGGGCGACTATATTCACGGGCTGCTCTGCCAGGCAGATCCGGCGCGAATCGACCCCAATATCGGTAACATCAACTGGTACCTGGAGCACGAGAAGCCCATTGTCGGCGGGGGCGTACATCCCTTCGACCTGCTGCGTTGGTATGCCGACAGCGAGGCGGTGGAAGTGGACGGTTTCGGCAATTCCATCGCCTTCCCGGCTATGAAGCACAATGACTGCATGTGCGCGGTCTTCCGGTTCGAGAGTGGGGCGGTTGCCAAGGTGGCGGCTCTGTACGGTCCGGTGGGGCCTATGGCCCCGTTGTATAACCTCGCCGTCTACGGGACAAAGGGCACCGTGCGCGGCGGCAAGCTCTACGTGGGCGAGGGGCATGACGCCGAGGAGACGGACTTGACCCACCTGGCGGTGCATGGCCACCCGTACGACCCCCAGATCGAGCATTTCCTGGCTGCGATCCAGGAGGACACGCCGACCCTCGTCGATGCCTTCAGCGGCGCCAATAGCGCGGCGGCCACCATTATGGCCGCGGAAGCAATCCGCACCGGTCGACGGCAGACCATCCCGGTCTACGAACCGTAA
- a CDS encoding ABC transporter ATP-binding protein gives MEEGQIFGLVGPNGSGKTTTLKLLLGLISPTSGDARVLGYPIGSPDYKERVGFVPEGPYFYDHLNAVELLAFYGGLFGLGGRELEMRTQELLELVGMWTRRHIRVRNYSRGMLQRVGVAQALLNDPDLVFMDEPTAGLDPSAQMQIRDIIVQIRERGKTVFLCSHLLKEMEPICDNIVILNRGRLVVTGSMDEVLAGTQGFYRLTAEKVSPEAEAEIARIAKSFTHHGAMLEAQFETQTAATEAAVMLDRHGAVVTGMHPDRRSLEEVFIDAVKGVGSTDD, from the coding sequence GTGGAAGAGGGCCAGATTTTTGGCCTCGTCGGCCCGAACGGGTCGGGGAAGACCACCACGCTCAAGCTCCTGCTGGGGCTGATCAGCCCGACATCGGGTGATGCCCGGGTGCTCGGATACCCGATCGGCTCGCCGGATTACAAGGAGCGAGTGGGGTTCGTCCCCGAGGGCCCGTACTTTTACGACCACCTGAACGCCGTCGAGCTGCTGGCCTTCTATGGCGGGCTGTTTGGGCTGGGTGGCCGCGAGCTTGAGATGCGCACCCAGGAACTGCTGGAACTGGTAGGCATGTGGACCCGGCGCCACATCCGCGTGCGTAACTACTCCCGCGGCATGCTGCAGCGTGTCGGCGTCGCCCAGGCGCTGCTCAATGATCCCGACCTGGTTTTCATGGACGAACCCACCGCGGGCCTCGACCCGTCGGCCCAAATGCAGATCCGGGATATCATTGTGCAGATCCGCGAGCGGGGGAAGACCGTATTCCTCTGCTCCCACCTGCTCAAGGAGATGGAGCCCATCTGCGACAACATCGTCATCCTCAACCGCGGCAGACTCGTTGTGACCGGTTCCATGGATGAGGTCCTCGCAGGCACTCAGGGCTTCTACCGGTTGACTGCCGAGAAGGTCAGCCCCGAGGCGGAGGCAGAGATCGCGCGTATCGCCAAGAGCTTCACCCACCATGGCGCGATGCTGGAAGCCCAGTTCGAGACCCAGACCGCGGCGACCGAAGCGGCGGTCATGCTCGACAGGCACGGAGCTGTAGTCACGGGCATGCACCCCGACCGGCGCTCCCTCGAAGAAGTCTTCATCGACGCGGTCAAAGGAGTGGGCTCTACAGATGACTAG
- a CDS encoding ABC transporter permease subunit, translating to MTSRNILADVYWFIILIILAGLIWFAFSSDRMQAVYIAWGVIGLTLLVTVARNFPTYLFGRLMPPVWRVARATFHEAWRRRFLNGILVFALLIILSSWVLAYLQPGAELKMLIDIGLGATRFFGLLIAIFLGTRLIADEIERRTIHTLLAKPVTRAQFLFGKFLGGYATVFANMLVMAITFYIVFAIKAPQFKNIDPESGATAYHMDFMYANIAKALGLAFCETAVLVALAVTASTVFSWIFAAIFSFFIYFVGQMSDFFRQLSDPDRGASAVAQVLLGTIYRVLPHFEIFDIREAILRDQIVPWEVLTKHGLQGLMYVVVIMLIGYLCFNEREV from the coding sequence ATGACTAGCCGCAACATCCTCGCGGATGTCTACTGGTTCATCATCCTGATCATCCTGGCCGGGCTGATCTGGTTCGCGTTCAGCAGCGACCGTATGCAGGCGGTGTATATCGCCTGGGGCGTCATCGGCCTGACGCTGCTGGTCACGGTTGCCCGCAACTTCCCGACTTACCTCTTCGGGCGGCTCATGCCCCCGGTGTGGCGTGTTGCCCGGGCCACTTTCCATGAGGCCTGGCGGCGCCGATTCCTCAATGGCATTCTGGTGTTCGCGCTGCTGATCATCCTCTCGTCGTGGGTCCTGGCGTACCTGCAGCCGGGGGCTGAGCTCAAGATGCTCATCGATATCGGCCTGGGCGCCACCCGGTTCTTCGGGCTGCTCATCGCCATCTTCCTGGGCACCCGCCTGATCGCTGACGAGATCGAGCGTCGCACAATCCACACCCTGCTCGCAAAGCCTGTGACCCGCGCCCAGTTCCTGTTCGGCAAGTTCCTCGGCGGCTACGCCACGGTTTTCGCCAACATGCTGGTCATGGCGATCACCTTCTACATCGTGTTCGCGATCAAGGCCCCGCAGTTCAAGAACATCGACCCGGAGTCCGGCGCGACCGCCTACCACATGGACTTCATGTACGCCAATATCGCTAAGGCGCTGGGGCTGGCCTTCTGTGAGACTGCCGTGTTGGTCGCCCTTGCGGTCACCGCATCCACCGTTTTCTCGTGGATCTTTGCGGCGATCTTCTCCTTCTTCATCTACTTCGTCGGGCAGATGAGCGACTTCTTCCGCCAATTGTCCGACCCCGATCGCGGCGCCAGTGCCGTTGCCCAGGTGCTTCTGGGCACTATCTACCGCGTCCTGCCACATTTTGAGATCTTCGACATCCGCGAGGCCATCCTTCGCGACCAGATTGTGCCCTGGGAAGTGCTCACCAAGCACGGCCTGCAGGGACTCATGTACGTAGTCGTCATCATGCTCATCGGGTACCTGTGTTTCAATGAACGCGAGGTATAG
- a CDS encoding tetratricopeptide repeat protein has translation MRLKQMKGYQVAGWVLVLALMVLLQPISDSVNLDRLMLGLRSPTPVTKIIEFDPTAITGVIAGAILGGFRDIAASMLWFKTQEYWDSGQGASLKSLNLMRTVTLLDPHWLEPWRITGWHLCYNLYVETEDAEQRAEFLRLGINALKEGISWNPDRYDLYMELGWTFFDKVKDFPEAAKWLGAAIQFEHPEYIERLIAHGWERLPDMPKALDWYDFCIKRDPSDGTAHGATLTIRERYMWAWRFMEEKKFDAAIEEINEALAVAPNSSLALHMKGHIYEAAGEYEKALDVWDLAAKNAALDFHARTKVAQISRILGREVPEYASDIYIEREKAKERRATGATGPAVPSKQDF, from the coding sequence ATGAGACTCAAACAAATGAAGGGTTATCAGGTTGCCGGCTGGGTGCTGGTACTGGCCCTGATGGTCCTACTGCAGCCGATAAGCGACTCGGTCAACCTGGATCGCTTGATGCTGGGTCTGCGCAGCCCTACCCCGGTAACCAAGATTATCGAGTTCGACCCCACCGCGATCACCGGGGTCATCGCGGGGGCGATCCTGGGAGGCTTCCGCGACATCGCCGCCTCGATGCTCTGGTTCAAGACCCAGGAATACTGGGACTCCGGACAAGGCGCGAGCCTGAAGTCCCTCAACCTGATGCGCACCGTGACCCTGCTCGACCCCCACTGGTTGGAGCCCTGGCGCATCACGGGATGGCACCTGTGTTACAACCTGTACGTGGAAACTGAGGATGCCGAGCAACGCGCCGAGTTCCTGCGGCTGGGGATCAACGCCCTCAAGGAGGGCATCTCCTGGAATCCCGACCGCTACGATCTGTACATGGAGCTTGGCTGGACTTTCTTCGACAAGGTCAAGGATTTCCCGGAAGCCGCCAAATGGTTAGGCGCTGCGATCCAGTTTGAGCACCCTGAGTACATTGAGCGCCTCATTGCTCACGGTTGGGAACGCCTGCCTGACATGCCCAAAGCCCTCGACTGGTACGACTTCTGCATCAAGCGCGACCCATCTGACGGCACCGCGCATGGTGCGACACTCACCATTCGCGAGCGTTACATGTGGGCATGGCGGTTCATGGAGGAGAAGAAGTTCGACGCCGCAATTGAGGAAATCAACGAAGCCCTCGCGGTGGCGCCCAACAGCTCCCTGGCGCTGCACATGAAAGGCCACATCTACGAGGCAGCCGGAGAGTATGAGAAGGCGCTGGATGTCTGGGATCTTGCTGCGAAGAACGCTGCCCTGGACTTCCACGCGCGCACCAAGGTCGCTCAGATCAGCCGTATCCTCGGTCGCGAAGTGCCCGAGTATGCCAGCGACATCTACATCGAGCGCGAGAAAGCCAAGGAGCGCCGAGCCACCGGGGCCACCGGACCGGCCGTTCCGAGCAAGCAGGACTTTTAG
- a CDS encoding L-fucose/L-arabinose isomerase family protein, which produces MLIQRRKPLTARVGLVAVGHHVYWDQFEGLLDELMGKVAVLRGKLEANAVDVFEFGMLDNAETAYAALPKIKAADLDVLFVDMVTYATSSTFGVLARDLDMPIVLVALQPLAAMDYARASTYMQLCNDDFCSVPEFTGVAIRMGKPTPPVILGMLEGDPEADAELARWCSIAHVLHDLRRARIGHMGHVLEAMLDMHTDPTAVTAAFGCHVVQCEPDEILRQYRTADPAAIAEKADLIRRFFDAPDPVSDPLTSRLKEEDLLMAARVAVALDQFVADRNLDGLAYYYEADPHSEMRHVMSNLIVGNSLLCAAGFPMCGEFDIKTCIAMLIMDRLNIGGSFAEFHPIDFGRDTVLVGHDGPHHINIADGKPVLRSLEKYHGKPGSGAGVEFQIRRGPITMLSIGVKADGAFKFVIAEGESVDGPIPPTGNTNTHGRFAPDVRTFLKRWVAEGPTHHFALGVGHHAESIVRIAEALGIEYAVVTP; this is translated from the coding sequence ATGCTGATCCAGCGCCGCAAGCCCCTGACCGCCCGAGTGGGTCTCGTTGCTGTCGGGCATCATGTGTACTGGGACCAGTTTGAGGGGCTTCTCGACGAGTTGATGGGCAAGGTCGCGGTCCTCAGGGGCAAGCTGGAAGCGAACGCCGTGGATGTGTTCGAATTTGGCATGCTGGACAATGCCGAGACCGCGTACGCCGCATTGCCGAAGATCAAGGCAGCCGACCTCGATGTGCTCTTTGTGGACATGGTCACCTATGCCACATCCAGCACTTTCGGCGTGCTCGCGCGCGACCTGGACATGCCGATTGTCCTCGTGGCCCTGCAGCCCCTGGCGGCCATGGACTACGCTCGCGCCAGCACCTATATGCAGCTATGCAACGATGATTTCTGCTCCGTGCCCGAGTTCACCGGCGTCGCAATCCGCATGGGCAAGCCCACGCCGCCCGTAATCCTGGGGATGCTCGAGGGCGACCCGGAAGCCGACGCCGAACTCGCCCGGTGGTGCTCCATTGCCCATGTCCTCCACGATCTGCGCCGCGCGCGCATCGGTCACATGGGGCACGTGCTCGAAGCCATGCTGGACATGCACACCGACCCGACGGCTGTCACCGCGGCTTTCGGTTGCCATGTGGTCCAGTGCGAGCCCGATGAGATCCTGCGCCAGTACAGGACTGCCGACCCGGCAGCAATTGCCGAAAAGGCCGACCTGATCCGGAGATTCTTCGACGCACCCGATCCGGTCTCCGATCCCCTCACCTCGCGCCTGAAGGAGGAGGACCTTCTGATGGCGGCGCGGGTTGCGGTAGCATTGGACCAGTTCGTCGCAGACCGAAACCTGGACGGTCTTGCATACTACTACGAGGCCGACCCGCATTCTGAAATGCGCCACGTCATGTCCAATCTGATCGTGGGCAACTCCCTCCTGTGCGCCGCTGGGTTCCCTATGTGTGGCGAGTTCGACATCAAGACCTGCATCGCCATGCTCATTATGGACCGGCTGAATATCGGCGGGAGTTTCGCCGAGTTCCATCCCATCGATTTCGGGCGGGACACAGTTCTTGTGGGGCACGACGGACCTCACCATATCAATATCGCAGACGGCAAGCCGGTGCTGCGCAGTCTTGAGAAGTACCACGGCAAGCCCGGTTCCGGCGCCGGTGTGGAGTTCCAGATCCGCCGCGGACCCATCACCATGCTGAGCATAGGCGTCAAGGCCGATGGCGCCTTCAAGTTCGTGATCGCCGAAGGCGAATCGGTGGATGGGCCGATTCCGCCCACTGGTAACACCAATACCCACGGCCGTTTCGCGCCCGATGTGCGCACCTTCCTGAAGCGGTGGGTGGCCGAGGGCCCGACCCATCACTTTGCGCTGGGTGTCGGGCACCACGCGGAAAGCATTGTCAGAATCGCGGAGGCGCTGGGCATCGAATACGCAGTGGTCACGCCGTAG
- a CDS encoding PQQ-binding-like beta-propeller repeat protein, with the protein MRFLFMQIAALLACAVALAAPAPEVTFFHLSDIHYPHERGQSQDTINALPCGEPIVLAPYGVTVPPASFAIATGDLNEFGGGDGGWEGYLNLWRDIPLPVYHQSGNHDGTWDCARPRIRRMHGGVYYAFEAGGVKLIGFDTATPQDPRPSIGTEGILWLAQELRQTPPDQPILFFCHHPLDGREFAGSYDRARLLELLQTRNVLAILVGHGHGVRAWKVAGMDMVMGGSTYGKTRGFGIVSVSNGMLRICHQYVGDDKSMVPLLEKPVAQTAPFIPIADVNPPDASIFAPHEPLAWWVRTEPADAATSAVFDIDGGPESPMRFEAGRWIAEVLRENLEPGAHVIRFEFSGPGMSTTTRTQCFWIDGGGYHIAWKSTLSGSCQSTPTIHRGAVYVGCNDGTVYALDGETGDIRWRFITGGEVRSQPMVTSDGDAVVFGSADGHVYCVGTDGTLRWKRDIGGAVYATVLLVGDLAVTGCNSGDIVALNQTTGAVAWTSTAPEYALESGLCVGDGRVFAGAWDRFIYGLDLGDGSMKWRTPSHGAAKPSGAARYYSPADCAPAFAAGKVFAADRAYTLTVLDAATGEEIASQDKVGAVSTTPDGSAVYLRRSDGKVVRLNADGTEVWTAEAPTGYAPSPVAPCGNQVLVASTLGTLTSLDAVSGSVLRQYKAFADTFVFASPACDGARTYVVDMTGTLLALDPR; encoded by the coding sequence ATGCGCTTCTTGTTCATGCAGATTGCCGCCTTGCTCGCCTGCGCGGTCGCCCTCGCCGCACCCGCGCCCGAGGTCACCTTTTTCCACCTGTCCGATATCCACTATCCCCACGAACGCGGGCAGAGCCAGGACACTATCAATGCTCTGCCGTGTGGCGAACCCATTGTGCTTGCCCCATACGGGGTGACCGTGCCCCCGGCCAGCTTCGCCATCGCCACCGGGGACCTGAACGAGTTCGGCGGCGGGGACGGTGGCTGGGAGGGCTACCTCAACCTGTGGCGCGACATCCCGCTCCCCGTCTACCACCAGTCAGGCAACCACGACGGAACCTGGGACTGCGCGCGGCCGCGGATCCGGCGCATGCATGGCGGAGTGTACTACGCCTTCGAGGCCGGCGGAGTGAAGCTGATCGGCTTCGACACCGCCACTCCCCAGGACCCGCGGCCATCCATTGGCACCGAGGGTATCCTGTGGCTGGCCCAGGAGCTCAGACAGACCCCGCCCGATCAGCCCATTCTCTTTTTCTGCCACCACCCGCTGGACGGGCGGGAATTCGCCGGCTCGTATGACCGAGCGCGCCTGCTGGAACTGCTCCAGACCCGAAATGTGCTGGCGATCCTCGTGGGCCACGGGCACGGAGTGCGCGCCTGGAAAGTGGCGGGGATGGACATGGTCATGGGCGGCAGCACCTATGGCAAGACCCGGGGCTTCGGCATCGTGTCCGTCTCCAACGGGATGCTCCGGATCTGCCACCAGTACGTGGGCGATGACAAGTCCATGGTCCCGCTCCTGGAGAAGCCTGTCGCACAGACAGCGCCCTTCATTCCCATTGCGGATGTGAACCCGCCGGACGCCAGCATCTTCGCGCCGCACGAGCCCCTGGCCTGGTGGGTGCGGACCGAGCCCGCCGATGCCGCCACCAGCGCGGTCTTCGACATTGACGGCGGCCCGGAATCTCCCATGCGATTTGAGGCCGGACGCTGGATTGCCGAGGTCTTGCGCGAGAATCTTGAGCCCGGCGCGCATGTGATCCGGTTCGAGTTCAGCGGCCCCGGGATGAGCACCACCACGCGCACCCAGTGCTTCTGGATCGACGGCGGTGGGTACCACATCGCCTGGAAGAGTACGCTGTCGGGTTCCTGCCAAAGCACGCCAACGATACATCGCGGTGCAGTCTACGTTGGCTGTAATGACGGGACGGTGTACGCGCTGGATGGCGAGACCGGGGACATCCGCTGGCGCTTCATTACCGGCGGCGAAGTGCGCTCTCAGCCCATGGTGACTTCGGACGGCGATGCGGTCGTCTTCGGCTCCGCGGATGGCCATGTCTACTGCGTGGGTACGGATGGAACCCTGCGCTGGAAACGGGACATCGGCGGTGCGGTCTACGCCACGGTGCTGCTAGTGGGTGATCTGGCGGTCACGGGCTGCAATTCGGGGGATATCGTAGCACTCAACCAGACAACGGGCGCGGTGGCCTGGACCAGCACTGCGCCGGAGTACGCTCTGGAATCCGGGCTCTGTGTCGGGGATGGCCGGGTGTTCGCGGGTGCGTGGGACCGGTTCATCTACGGCCTGGATCTGGGGGATGGGTCGATGAAGTGGCGCACCCCCAGCCACGGCGCCGCCAAGCCGTCCGGAGCGGCGCGTTATTACAGCCCCGCCGATTGCGCCCCGGCGTTTGCGGCCGGCAAGGTCTTCGCCGCGGATCGCGCCTACACGTTGACCGTTCTCGACGCCGCCACGGGCGAGGAAATCGCGTCTCAGGACAAGGTGGGCGCTGTCTCGACGACCCCGGATGGGAGCGCGGTCTACCTGCGCCGCAGTGATGGGAAAGTGGTCCGTCTGAACGCGGATGGAACTGAAGTCTGGACCGCAGAGGCTCCCACGGGTTACGCGCCCTCCCCCGTTGCGCCCTGCGGCAACCAGGTGCTGGTGGCTTCCACGCTCGGCACCCTGACCAGCCTTGATGCAGTCAGCGGTTCTGTCCTGCGCCAGTACAAGGCATTCGCGGATACCTTCGTCTTCGCTTCGCCGGCCTGCGACGGCGCCAGGACGTACGTGGTGGACATGACCGGCACGCTCCTGGCGCTGGACCCACGATGA
- a CDS encoding aquaporin, whose product MRRPSLRGEMLGELAGSFLLVFFGTGAVAVAVLTGAHQGLWQVATVWGFAIGLSTYAVGAVSGAHLNPAVTVAMAIFRGHEFPGRKVLPYVSAQMAGGILASLLLLGMFGPTCARFEQDKGIVRGRDGSQLSAMWFGEYFPNPAVYGTDGEAMAQVSLAGAFTGEMVGTALLLFFIMALTDKCNKLAPIEANLHPFLIGFVVACIISIVAPLTQAGLNPMRDLGPRIVSYFAGWGTIAIPGPRGCEWWVYIVAPLVGGLIGAFVYETLVQPHQTGERVAASEDRSACELFQCGCAEEQEAR is encoded by the coding sequence GTGAGACGCCCATCGCTGCGCGGGGAGATGCTGGGCGAGCTTGCAGGGTCGTTCCTGTTGGTCTTCTTCGGCACGGGGGCGGTGGCGGTTGCTGTCCTGACGGGTGCGCATCAAGGCCTGTGGCAAGTGGCAACGGTCTGGGGCTTCGCCATCGGCCTGTCCACCTACGCGGTGGGCGCGGTAAGTGGCGCGCACCTGAATCCGGCGGTCACCGTGGCGATGGCGATCTTTCGGGGACATGAGTTCCCCGGCAGGAAGGTGCTGCCATACGTTAGTGCGCAGATGGCCGGAGGTATCCTGGCGTCGCTGCTACTGCTCGGGATGTTCGGGCCAACTTGCGCGCGTTTTGAGCAGGACAAGGGGATTGTGCGCGGGAGGGATGGGAGCCAGCTTTCCGCGATGTGGTTTGGCGAGTACTTCCCGAATCCGGCGGTCTACGGCACGGACGGGGAGGCCATGGCGCAGGTCAGCCTCGCGGGCGCTTTCACCGGGGAGATGGTCGGCACCGCGTTGTTGCTCTTCTTCATCATGGCGCTGACGGACAAGTGCAACAAGCTGGCCCCGATCGAGGCCAATCTGCACCCGTTCCTGATCGGGTTCGTTGTCGCCTGCATTATCAGCATTGTCGCACCACTGACACAGGCGGGGCTGAATCCGATGCGGGATCTCGGCCCGCGCATCGTGTCATATTTCGCCGGCTGGGGAACCATCGCGATCCCGGGCCCCAGGGGGTGTGAGTGGTGGGTCTACATCGTCGCCCCGCTGGTTGGAGGGCTGATCGGCGCGTTCGTCTACGAAACGCTGGTCCAACCGCACCAGACCGGCGAACGCGTGGCGGCCAGTGAGGACCGCAGCGCGTGCGAACTGTTCCAGTGTGGGTGCGCAGAGGAGCAGGAAGCTCGCTGA
- a CDS encoding DUF1559 domain-containing protein, translating to MSRSGFTLIELLVVIAIIAVLAAMLFPVFGQAREKARSTACLNNLKQLGTASIMYSQDYDEMVLPHCFRDFTDPSGTVYHYWFETIAPYVKNNQVFVCPSHRGAVGGHSFVGSYGYLCDGFTLNPADPNYTGLPFGGVYALSSIHRPSQLIMLGESEKATCRVCPAYHTHTFPPVWPVQDRHQGGSNLLFFDGHAKWLKYEQTIAPHDLWKNLP from the coding sequence ATGTCGAGATCAGGGTTCACGCTCATCGAGCTGCTTGTTGTCATCGCGATCATCGCGGTTCTCGCAGCCATGCTGTTCCCCGTCTTTGGTCAGGCCCGGGAGAAAGCGCGCTCAACGGCCTGTCTCAATAACCTGAAGCAGCTTGGCACGGCGAGCATCATGTACTCGCAAGACTACGATGAGATGGTGCTTCCACACTGTTTCCGTGACTTCACGGACCCCTCCGGCACTGTCTACCACTACTGGTTCGAGACGATCGCGCCGTACGTGAAGAACAACCAAGTGTTTGTCTGCCCGTCGCATCGCGGCGCGGTGGGGGGCCACAGTTTCGTGGGCAGTTACGGCTATCTTTGCGACGGCTTCACCCTGAACCCAGCGGACCCCAACTATACGGGTCTGCCTTTCGGCGGCGTATACGCCCTCAGCAGCATACATCGGCCATCCCAGCTCATCATGTTGGGTGAGTCCGAGAAGGCAACGTGTCGGGTGTGCCCTGCCTACCACACGCACACCTTCCCTCCGGTCTGGCCCGTTCAGGACCGTCACCAGGGCGGTAGCAACCTGCTCTTCTTTGACGGCCACGCCAAGTGGTTGAAGTACGAGCAGACCATCGCGCCGCACGACCTGTGGAAGAACCTGCCCTGA
- a CDS encoding MerR family transcriptional regulator produces MYPLNVAAQLVGLSPRTIRGYEEAGIIEPARVGGNRQRLYSEQDLHWLRCIRDMIHDEGLTVTAIRRLLDLIPCWQIRHCPPEVALSCAPHLNIPRVACEARQPTKAPETGETGEGGAHASRGEEPCLEIRLIYGVQELGAVMPCSRCISAERIARKVALRYPGQVCVQKYPIDSPEVARFGALMPPAVLVGDEIVSSGKGISEERLEQAVARYFDQT; encoded by the coding sequence ATGTATCCGCTCAATGTGGCCGCGCAGCTTGTGGGCCTCAGCCCCAGGACAATCCGGGGCTATGAGGAGGCCGGCATCATCGAGCCGGCACGGGTGGGCGGCAACCGCCAGCGCCTGTACTCCGAGCAGGACCTCCATTGGCTTCGTTGCATCCGTGACATGATCCACGACGAGGGTTTGACGGTCACGGCGATCCGCCGGCTTCTTGACCTGATTCCCTGCTGGCAGATCCGCCACTGCCCACCTGAAGTCGCCCTCTCATGCGCCCCACACCTGAATATACCGCGGGTGGCCTGTGAGGCCAGACAGCCGACAAAGGCCCCTGAGACCGGAGAAACCGGCGAGGGCGGTGCACACGCCTCGCGTGGCGAAGAGCCTTGCCTGGAGATCCGGCTGATCTACGGGGTGCAGGAACTCGGGGCAGTGATGCCCTGCTCGCGGTGCATCAGCGCCGAACGCATTGCCCGAAAGGTCGCATTGCGGTACCCCGGCCAAGTCTGCGTCCAGAAGTACCCCATTGACTCTCCCGAGGTCGCCCGGTTCGGAGCACTCATGCCGCCCGCCGTGCTAGTGGGTGACGAGATCGTGAGCTCCGGCAAGGGCATCTCCGAGGAGCGCTTAGAGCAGGCCGTTGCCAGGTATTTTGATCAGACCTGA